A genomic region of Elaeis guineensis isolate ETL-2024a chromosome 9, EG11, whole genome shotgun sequence contains the following coding sequences:
- the LOC105051875 gene encoding mitochondrial import inner membrane translocase subunit PAM16 like 2, producing MAAKLLANLIVMGSGILGRAVLQAYRKALENANKTGVAHEAVQNIRRASKAMTEQEARQILGISEQSTWEEIVQRYDILFERNAKHGSFYLQSKVHRAKECLEAIYQQKGDGKL from the exons ATG GCTGCAAAGCTTCTGGCCAACTTGATAGTTATGGGTTCTGGGATATTGGGAAGAGCGGTTTTACAAGCATATCGCAAGGCACTAGAAA aTGCAAATAAAACTGGTGTTGCACATGAAGCTGTCCAAAATATACGCAGAGCTAGTAAAGCCATGACTGAACAGGAAGCTAGGCAGATATTAGGAATCAGTGAGCAGTCAACCTGGGAAGAGATTGTGCAG AGGTATGATATCTTGTTTGAGAGGAATGCCAAACATGGAAGCTTTTACCTGCAGTCAAAGGTTCACCGGGCCAAGGAATGTTTAGAAGCTATATACCAACAGAAGGGCGATGGAAAACTTTGA